Genomic DNA from Planktomarina temperata RCA23:
ATTGGTGAGGCCTGTTATCCGATTTTGGTGGTTAGCCTTTTGGTATTTTTTACCTGGCAAAGCGTTTGGATCTTGGCCGCCGGCGTCGCAGTTTTGGCCATTCCCGCGCTGCTTTGGTTGCTCGCAGAAGAACGTAGCCCTCAATCGAACGCCACAGAGGGGCAATCCCTTGGAATGGGCGGGCGCCATTGGAGCCGCAATCAAGCGCTTGGCCATTCATTGTTTTGGTTCATGATCCCTGCACTGTTGGGACAATCAGCATTTAACACCGCTTTTTTCTTCCTCCAGGTACATTTTGCCGAAATTAAAGGCTGGGAGCATTTGCAATTGGTGGCCATGTTTCCAGTTTACACCGCTGTTTCTATAGGGGCGATGATTTTATCTGGGATCTTGCTCGACAAATTAGACACCGCCCGCTTGATCCCCTATTTTCAATTGCCAATGATTTTTGCCTTTTTGATCTTTGCCTATGGTCAATCGCTTGTTGCGGCATTGGTGGGATTTATTTTCCTAGGTCTATCTGCCGGTGCAAACGCGACACTGCCAAATGCTTTTTGGGCCGAATTTTACGGCACAAAACACCTTGGCTCAATCAAAGCGGCGGCGGCGGCCGTCATGGTTTTGGGCT
This window encodes:
- a CDS encoding MFS transporter translates to MIRFILQNSRWLTAGALLTLISSFGQTYFISIFAGEIRAAFNLSHGDWGAIYGFGTFASAIVMVWSGGLTDVMRVRHLGPIVLAALAASCLFMAFNPWVALLPVVIFCLRFTGQGMSTHIAAVAMSRWFVANRGKALSVASLGFSIGEACYPILVVSLLVFFTWQSVWILAAGVAVLAIPALLWLLAEERSPQSNATEGQSLGMGGRHWSRNQALGHSLFWFMIPALLGQSAFNTAFFFLQVHFAEIKGWEHLQLVAMFPVYTAVSIGAMILSGILLDKLDTARLIPYFQLPMIFAFLIFAYGQSLVAALVGFIFLGLSAGANATLPNAFWAEFYGTKHLGSIKAAAAAVMVLGSAIGPAVTGILLDYNLALDAQYVAVSVFFGFSSVMMWAGVRRVRASLLA